The genomic interval GGCCGCCACATCACCTTGCACCTTCGGCTGCAATGACCAATCCATCCACTTGTAGGCGCAGTTGGGGTGCTTGGCTTCGCTGTGCAGCATGGTGGTGTCGGCCCAGCCGGTCGCGCCTTCCTTGGGAATGGTCGAGGCCACCGGCTGGTTTTCGCCCTTCAGGCCATTGACCATGTAACCCCAGGAGCTGGAGGCGACAACGCCTTCGTTCTTCACATCACTCATCTGCACCGTGGCGTCATGCCAGTAACGATGGATCAGCGGTTGCTGCTGGCGCAGCAGTTCCAGCACGGCCTTGTATTGCTCCTCGTTCAGCTCGTAGGGGTCCTTGATGCCCAGTTCGGGCTTGGTGGACTTCAGGTACAGCGCCGCGTCGGCGATATAGATCGGCCCGTCGTAGGCCTGCACGCGGCCCTTGTTGGGCTTGCCGTCGGGCAGGTTCTGCGGCTCGAACACCACACCCCAGCTGGTGGGGGCCTGCTTGAAGGTATTGGTGTTGTAAAGCAGCACGTTCGGCCCCCACTGGTATGGCGTGCCGTACACTTGATTGTCGACCACGTACCAGCCACCGTTCTGCAGGCGCGGGTCGATGTTCTTCCAGTTGGGGATCAGGGCGGTGTTGATCGGCTGCACGCGCTTGCCCACGATCAGCCGCAGCGAGGCATCGCCCGAGGCGGTGACCAGGTCATAACCGCCCTTGGTCATCAGGCTGACCATCTCGTCCGAGGTGGCGGCGGTCTTCACACTGACCTTGCAGCCGGTTTCCTTCTCGAAGCCGGTCACCCAGTCATAGGCCTTGTCGCTTTCACCGCGCTCGATATAGCCGGGCCAGGCGACGATATCCAGGCGCCCCTCGCCAGGCCCCAGGGCCTTGGGCGGTTCGGCAGCCTGCAGGCTGGCGCTGGCCAGCACGGCACCGGTCATGGCGCCGAGCAATGCGGTCTTGTGCACTGACATGGTGTTCCCTCTTTTTGGAGATCTTGTTCGGGGCAGTCATCAAGCAAGCCGTGAAGCAATTGTTATAAGCGTAGTGCGATCGCGCGAGGTATTGGCGATATCGAGTCTAGTTGGCTTTTTGCCAGCCAATGCAACATCCGGAAGCAAATCCGCGATGGCGTGCGTTCGGGCAAGCCTTACTCTGGCGGTTGAATCTTCTTGCGTGGAGACACATGAATGAACACTCGGGGCTTGCTTGATCAACTCCTCAAATCCGGCCAGCAGATGCTCGAAAAACAGGGGGGCGCCAACACGTCCAGCAGCGCTGGCGGTGGGCTTGGCGGGCTGTTGTCCGGTGCCGGTGGCGGCCTGTTGGGTGGCGGCGCTCTGGGCTTGTTGCTGGGCAGCAAGAAAGCCCGAAAATACGGCGGCAAAGCCCTGACCTATGGTGGCCTGGCCGCGCTGGGAGTGCTCGCCTACAAAGCCTACGGCAACTGGCAGGCCAATCAGCGCGGGGCCGCAGCCGAGCCGCAAACCGTCGACCGCCTGCCGCCTGCACAGGTCGAGCAGCACAGCCAGGCGGTGCTGCGGGCGCTGGTGGCGGCGGCCAAGTCCGATGGCCATATCGACGAGCGCGAACGGGCGCTGATCGAGGGCGAGTTCACCCGCCTGGACAGCGACCGCGAGCTGCAGCACTGGCTGCACGCCGAGCTGAACAAGCCGCTGGACCCGGCCGAAGTGGCCCGCGCCGCGCAAACGCCGGAAATGGCCGCCGAGATGTACCTGGCCAGCGTGATGATGGTCGACCAGGAAAACTACATGGAACGTGCCTACCTCGACGAACTGGCCCGCCAACTGCGCCTGGACCCAGGCTTGCGTCAGGAGCTGGAAAGCCAGGTACGGCTTGCTGCGGGCCAATAACTGGGGGCTGCGTCGCAGCCCATCGCCGGCAAGCCAGCTCCCACAGGGTTATCACAACCTTCGACATTTCGCTGATACCTGTGGGAGCGGGCGTGCCCGCGAAGGGCTGCACAGCAGCCCCAGTGACATGTCCATCAGCAGGTATGCCTGTTTAGCCCTCACTTCACCCGCAAATCTGTAAGGCCTCTGGGCTATACTTCGGCGATTTTTCCCGCTCGTTGTGAATTCCTGAGGGCTGAATGTGAAAAACTGGACCTTGCGCCAACGGATCCTGGCAAGTTTCGCCGTGATCATCGCCATCATGCTGCTGATGATCGTGGCCGCCTACTCGCGGTTGGTGGCCATCGAAACTGCCGAACAGGCGGTGGGGACCGACAGCATTCCCGGGGTCTATTACAGCTCGATGATCCGCAGCGCCTGGGTCGACAGCTACGTCACCAGCCAGCAACTGGTGGGGCTGTCCAACCACCGTGAGATCACTTCAGCCGACATGGAACTGTTCAAAAGCTTCGAAGACCGTCTCAAGCAGCACATGGCCAGCTACCAGGCTACCATCCAGGACAAGGACGACCAGACCCGCTTCGAGAGCTTCGTGCAACTGGAAGAGAACTACCTCAGGATCGTCAATCAGGTGCTGGATGCATATCGCCAGCACAACTACGCCGAAGCTGAACGGCTGATCATGGAGGTGCTGACGCCGGCCTGGGTGGAAGGGCGCAAGCACCTTAATGAAGTGATCGAATTCAATCGGGCGTCTGCCGCCTCCGCCACCAGCGAGATTGTCAGCGCCGTGAGCACGGCCAAAGGCAGC from Pseudomonas fortuita carries:
- the ydcS gene encoding putative ABC transporter substrate-binding protein YdcS — its product is MSVHKTALLGAMTGAVLASASLQAAEPPKALGPGEGRLDIVAWPGYIERGESDKAYDWVTGFEKETGCKVSVKTAATSDEMVSLMTKGGYDLVTASGDASLRLIVGKRVQPINTALIPNWKNIDPRLQNGGWYVVDNQVYGTPYQWGPNVLLYNTNTFKQAPTSWGVVFEPQNLPDGKPNKGRVQAYDGPIYIADAALYLKSTKPELGIKDPYELNEEQYKAVLELLRQQQPLIHRYWHDATVQMSDVKNEGVVASSSWGYMVNGLKGENQPVASTIPKEGATGWADTTMLHSEAKHPNCAYKWMDWSLQPKVQGDVAAWFGSLPAVPAACTGSELLGAEGCKTNGFDNFDKIAFWKTPQAQGGKFVPYSRWTQDYIAIMGGR
- a CDS encoding tellurite resistance TerB family protein, with the protein product MNTRGLLDQLLKSGQQMLEKQGGANTSSSAGGGLGGLLSGAGGGLLGGGALGLLLGSKKARKYGGKALTYGGLAALGVLAYKAYGNWQANQRGAAAEPQTVDRLPPAQVEQHSQAVLRALVAAAKSDGHIDERERALIEGEFTRLDSDRELQHWLHAELNKPLDPAEVARAAQTPEMAAEMYLASVMMVDQENYMERAYLDELARQLRLDPGLRQELESQVRLAAGQ